The stretch of DNA CTAACAATACGGTATCCCAAAACTGCACCATATGAGGTAAATGCTCATCCCAATTGACTTTTGCTACTTCATTAAAAAAGTACCCTATCAACTCATCCTTTACAACTAAATCGTAAAACCTATGGACTAATTGCTCAATATCATGATAATTTGTAATGTCATTTTTCATGTTACAAAAATACAACGAATTGTATTCTTTTCAATCACAAAAAAAAGCAGTAATTTCGCTCTTAATAAAAACGTAAATATTTTGGATAGTAATAGACAATTAAAAGTAGGAAAATTATTTCAAGAAGAATTAGCAGAAGCGTTCAGAAAGTGGGCTTCAGAAGAATTTGCAGGGAACATCATCAGTGTAACTGAGGTGAAGGTTTCTCCAGATTTAAGTGTGGCTAAAATCTATGTAAGTATTTTCCCAAACACTCGAAAAGAAGAAATCTTAGCAACTATCAAAACAAATACGCCTTTATTCCGTGGAATTTTATCAAAAGGAGTTGCAAAAACGATGCGTATTACTCCTGAATTAGTTTTCAAATTGGATAATTCATTAGACGAGATTGAAAAAATCGATAATGCATTAAAAGGAAAAGGGAATAATCCGATTTTATAATTCGAGAGAATGCGAAACATTTCTTTTTACATTGCGAAACGCTACATCTTTTCGAGCGCAAATACAAATGCTGTAAATATTATTACTTCAATTGCAGTTGCTGCAATTATGGTCGCTACAGCTGCGTTATTTGTGATTTTATCCGTATTTTCTGGATTAGAACAGATGAATCTCAAGTTTTATAGCAATGTAAATCCAGAAATTAAAATATCACCTGCCAAAGGAAAAGTTTTACCTGAGATCGAAAATCTAGAACACCAGCTAAAACAAAACCAATTGGTAAAATCGTATGCTAAAGTTATCGAAGAAAAAATTTATATCGATTACAATGGCATGCAAGATATTGCTTATTTAAAAGCTGTGGATTCTAATTTCACAAAAGTTACTCGATTGGACACTGTGGTCTATGGTGGTGATTATATCGATTTTTCTTTTGATGATAATTTTATTGTTTCCAATGGTATTGCTCAGCGCTTGCAATTGTATATAGACCCTATTAACCCTGCGACATTGATGATGCCGAAAGCAGGTACAGGTTTAATAAAACAAGAAAGTGATGCCTTTACTAAAACAGAAGCTTACAGTACCGGAGTTTTTGTATTAAATGAACAATATGATAAACATATTTTTTCGACGCTAGGATTGGCTCAAAATTTATTGCGTTTAGATTCAATTGATGCCTATGCTATCGAGATCAAAACCAATAGAGCGCATGATTTAAATGCTGTTAAATCGCAGTTATCCAAAACTCTAGGCGAAAAGTATAAAGTAGAAACCAGACAAGATTTAGATTCGGCATTTTTAAAAGTGATGAATATGGAAAATCTAATCATTTATTTGATTTTCACATTGGTTATTATCATTGCTTGTTTTAATCTTGCAGGAACAATCATCATCATTATTCTGGATAAAACGAAAGAAATCCAAACCATGTACAGTTTCGGATTATCACGTATACAAATCCGAAGAATTTTTGCTTATACCGGATTAATTATCACATCGATCGCGATGATTACCGGTTTATTAATTGCATCGGTATTGGGATTATTACAAATTAATTTTGGATTAGTGATGGCTTCGGCAACCATTCCATTTCCTTTTGAGTTTTCTATTATCAACTATTTAGTGGTGATTGGAACAGTATTAGGAATTGGGGGATTTGTCTCATGGCTAATGTCAAAACAAGTCAAATAAATTAAAAAAGGGATTCATAATGATTCCCTTTTTTTTATCATTGTTTCCAGGTCAACTTAACTTTCCCTTTGAATTTTTTTCCTTTCAGAACGAGGTAATAATTATGTTTTTCTTCTAATGCAATCGCATAATCTTCTGAATAATGCATTTTTGTGGTTATAGTTTCTTCTAATTTCACTTTACCATTCTCATCGAGGAAAAGCACTTTAAGCAAACCCTTTTTACTAATAGCTTCCAAGTTAAAATAATAGGTTTGACTGAACTGAGGTAAAATTTTAAATTGCATGGAATCACTTAATCGTATAAATGATGTCTCCAATACTTCCTCATTGATTTGAATTTTAGTAACCAAATAGTTTTGATTTTCTTCTTCCATTCTTTGCATCGACGGATGCTGTCCATATCCAAGGTTTAATCCAAACATAAATAGGAAGATTAAAGCAATCTTTCGTATGAAATCATTTCTCATCGTTAATAGGTTTTATAGTAAGACGTTAGGGATTTATAAAAGTTATAATCAATCCCAACGATTCCAACGGATATATGAGGGTTTATCAAAACTAAAATTCATTAAATTAAAATCCCGATTATCAATCACGTTACTTTTAAAGATATTATTTCCTTCACCAGGTATTCGTGGATAAAATGAGAATGAAAATTGAAAATTATTAAATACAAAATAGTCATTGGTAAACATCACTCCTAACCCTACACGAGCTATAATATTATCTGAATCAAAAAAGCGATCTTCACGATTAGCTACAATTCCTAATGCTGCATTAAAGAAAGGAGAAATCCTAAACCCTAAAAATTCATAAGGCGAATATGATTGTGTTTGTAATTCGACCATCAATTTTTGATCTCCAAAAATATTACGTGCTCTTCGGATCCCATCAATGCCCATAAAATCATGCTCATGCATAGTCAATTCATCTGCAGGAGAATCTAAACGGTGAACTCCAGCGGTATAATTGACTTTCGCGAATTGACGTATTCTCCATCGGCTAATACTTAATAGTCTTGAAAAATATAAGCTTTGAATATTTAATGTAGTTTGTTCTGATTTTCCTTCTCGAAAAAAACTTCCGTATTGAACTTGTGCTCCTAAAAAATTTTTATTGGGAAAATATCGACCAAATGATGCAATTCCCGAAAGATAGAATCGGTCACTATTCGGACGGGTTTGATACCCTCCGACAACTCCCAACACATGACCTTCAGCGACGTCTTCTTCGATATTAAAGTTGAAAATATATTTATCTTTTACATATCGACGAGACGAAATCCCTATTCCTCCAAAATAATTTTTTTGATCCGAAAAGAACTCATAAGGATCATCAATTCTTACAGGAGCTTCTCTGTAATTTCTCTCATAAAAACGTCCAGAAACAATAAGATTAGTGATTAAACCATTTTTACTTTTCCCTAATCGTATAGCTTTAGCTGCCCAAATATCACTGTAATTGTATTTAAAGTTATGGAAGAGCAATTCATCCCGATTATAATCAAGGGAATCTTGAAAGTAAATTTGGCCTAATGCTATTCCCCCCGCTAATTTTGCTAAAGGAGAATAAAATGGACGGGTGAAAGAAATTCCTTTATTAAAATGCTCATCTTCGTTTTTATAATAATGTATATTTCCAATCACACGTGTTTTGGCAATATTAGGAACAGTATAATTAAATTGATAAAGGTTCTTACCTGTTTCATAATTATGTCGAAAACGATTATCGAACACATGACCTAAACCAAAAAAATTTCGTTCACGAATACGAACACCAAATTTAGAGGTTGAAACTGATCCAGTCACAATCATACTCCACGAGTCAATCGCATTAATATAGATATCGACCGAATCTCCTTGAGCCGACAATTCAGGAATGATTTCTACGCGACGAAGAATCCGTTGCGAACGAAGTAAACGTTCAGACTCCTTGATTTCCATCGAATCGACTTTATCACCTTTTTTAAATAAAAGTAATTCCCGTATGACATAAGGTTTGGTCTTTCCGTGTAAAGTGTTTCCCGTGCGTTCGATCCATTTTTCAGGTCGACGCGTAGTATCTTGAAGCGAATAGCCAAACGGATCCTGAGATTTTATGTAAATATGACGAATAGGTTTACCTACCACCTTACGATCAATAGGTCTTTCTTCTAATGGCGTAACGGAACGTTTGGTTTTAAAAAGGTGTTTGGTATATAGCTTTCTGAATTTGCTATATTCCTTTTTAGGAATAACGGTATCTTTTTGGGATTTAAGTTCTTTATTTTGAGCATATGCCCAAGTCCCTATTAACATTACCATTAATAGAAAAAACTTTCGAATACAATATGTTGCTTGGGCTTTACTTTTCACTTACTTAATTTATAAAAGTCTTACGGCTTTTACAAATCTAGTTTTCCAATAATTTTCATCCATAGAAGAGATGATGACCCCTTTGGAAGTTGAGGAATGAATAAATTTAATTTCACCCGTTTTTTCGATACTCTCGATAATGCCAACATGTGAAATGGAAGAACCAGAAGTATTAAAAAATACTAAATCACCTTCTCTAGCTTCAGAAATTTTAATTTCTTTTCCTTCCGAAGCTTGTTTCGCTGAATTTCGTGGCAATTTGAATCCCAATTCATCGAAACTTACCATTACAAGTCCTGAACAATCAAATCCTGTTCGATTTGCTCCTCCAAATTTATAAGGTACGCCTAAATAGGATTTGGCTGTTTTAAGAAGATATGAAGCATCTTTTGAGGTATAGGATTTGTTATTCGAACGATAGACCGATTCAGAAGCAGAAGATTTTGATGTTGAGCTTTTGTGATGATTAGATTTAGAATACACTTTACTCCCTACCTTTCGATAGCTCGTCACTTTATTTGAAGAGCCACAAGAGGCTAAAATAAAAAGAGAAAACATTACAAATACACCTAAAATCTTTTTCATCATCCTAAATTCTACTACTAACTTATAATTAATAACTCTAATTTAAGTAAAATCGTATACTTTTTTTTTAATTTTCTAGTGCTTCAGCAAGTAATTGTCTCGCGCGTAAAACTCTTACTTTTACATTTGGTAGAGATAAATCAAGATCTTCAGCAATTTCTTTGTACGTTTTATCTTCCAAAAATCGTAATTCAATTATACGTTGATATTTTAGAGGAAGGTTATTAATTGCCTTAATCACCTTATCATTATCTTGTTGTAAAATCAGATAATCTTCAGGAGATTTTTCACTATCAATAATTAAGGATTTGTTGAATTCATCATCGATTGAAATATTCAGTTTGGGTGAACGTCGAATATGATCAATCATGGTATTATGTGCAATCGAAATGACCCATGTTTTAAAATCGAAGTCCGAAT from Faecalibacter sp. LW9 encodes:
- the rbfA gene encoding 30S ribosome-binding factor RbfA — translated: MDSNRQLKVGKLFQEELAEAFRKWASEEFAGNIISVTEVKVSPDLSVAKIYVSIFPNTRKEEILATIKTNTPLFRGILSKGVAKTMRITPELVFKLDNSLDEIEKIDNALKGKGNNPIL
- a CDS encoding ABC transporter permease; the encoded protein is MRNISFYIAKRYIFSSANTNAVNIITSIAVAAIMVATAALFVILSVFSGLEQMNLKFYSNVNPEIKISPAKGKVLPEIENLEHQLKQNQLVKSYAKVIEEKIYIDYNGMQDIAYLKAVDSNFTKVTRLDTVVYGGDYIDFSFDDNFIVSNGIAQRLQLYIDPINPATLMMPKAGTGLIKQESDAFTKTEAYSTGVFVLNEQYDKHIFSTLGLAQNLLRLDSIDAYAIEIKTNRAHDLNAVKSQLSKTLGEKYKVETRQDLDSAFLKVMNMENLIIYLIFTLVIIIACFNLAGTIIIIILDKTKEIQTMYSFGLSRIQIRRIFAYTGLIITSIAMITGLLIASVLGLLQINFGLVMASATIPFPFEFSIINYLVVIGTVLGIGGFVSWLMSKQVK
- a CDS encoding C40 family peptidase, with product MKKILGVFVMFSLFILASCGSSNKVTSYRKVGSKVYSKSNHHKSSTSKSSASESVYRSNNKSYTSKDASYLLKTAKSYLGVPYKFGGANRTGFDCSGLVMVSFDELGFKLPRNSAKQASEGKEIKISEAREGDLVFFNTSGSSISHVGIIESIEKTGEIKFIHSSTSKGVIISSMDENYWKTRFVKAVRLL
- a CDS encoding RNA polymerase sigma factor; translated protein: MALESLIVDAKKGKRAAQNHLIELFWQQVYNYVFLKVRNEEEAEDITIETFTKVLSKLKLYNSDFDFKTWVISIAHNTMIDHIRRSPKLNISIDDEFNKSLIIDSEKSPEDYLILQQDNDKVIKAINNLPLKYQRIIELRFLEDKTYKEIAEDLDLSLPNVKVRVLRARQLLAEALEN